One region of Peptococcaceae bacterium 1198_IL3148 genomic DNA includes:
- the hydE gene encoding [FeFe] hydrogenase H-cluster radical SAM maturase HydE, which produces MNSNFAQILNKAVTNQRLTREDIITLLGAKPGEEQQRLFDLADQVRKEHHGDYVHLRGIIEFSNHCRNDCFYCGLRRSNKDINRYRMTVEQVLEAANEAVALGFKTIVLQSGEDLWYDINSLCEMVRQIKAKDDVAITLSVGERSAAEYYQLRQAGADRFLLKHETADESLFNRLRPGTSFSHRIKCLKWLKEAGFQVGSGNMIGLPGQTLATIADDILLLKQLDVEMAGIGPFIPHHQTPLAGEPPGDLILAFKTLAVTRLLLPQTHLPATTAAGTLHPQGRAMALKCGANVIMPNATPLKYRQLYQIYPNKAGISDDPRQSLDNIVSLIHQSGREVATNRGDSPKIKYN; this is translated from the coding sequence ATGAACAGCAACTTTGCACAGATTTTAAACAAAGCTGTTACCAATCAGCGATTAACCAGGGAGGACATTATAACACTGCTGGGTGCCAAACCCGGTGAGGAACAGCAAAGGCTGTTTGATCTGGCAGATCAAGTGCGCAAAGAACATCATGGTGACTATGTCCACTTGCGGGGGATTATTGAATTTTCTAACCACTGTCGTAACGATTGTTTCTACTGTGGATTAAGACGTAGCAATAAAGATATCAACCGTTATCGCATGACGGTGGAACAAGTGTTAGAGGCGGCCAATGAAGCTGTTGCTTTAGGTTTTAAAACCATCGTACTACAGTCAGGAGAAGACTTGTGGTATGATATTAACTCGCTGTGTGAGATGGTTAGGCAAATTAAAGCCAAGGACGACGTGGCCATTACCTTAAGTGTTGGCGAACGATCCGCAGCTGAATATTATCAACTGCGACAGGCGGGAGCAGACAGATTTCTGCTCAAGCATGAAACTGCCGATGAATCTTTATTCAATAGATTACGTCCTGGCACCAGCTTTAGCCACAGAATAAAATGTTTAAAGTGGCTCAAGGAGGCCGGGTTCCAAGTTGGCTCCGGTAACATGATCGGATTGCCCGGCCAAACGTTGGCAACGATAGCAGATGACATCCTGTTGTTAAAGCAATTGGATGTAGAAATGGCTGGCATAGGGCCCTTTATACCCCATCACCAAACGCCATTGGCTGGTGAACCACCAGGAGATTTAATTTTAGCCTTTAAAACATTGGCAGTGACTAGGTTGCTGTTGCCCCAGACCCATCTGCCGGCAACCACTGCAGCGGGCACACTGCACCCCCAAGGCAGAGCGATGGCTTTAAAATGCGGTGCCAATGTAATTATGCCCAACGCTACACCGCTTAAGTATCGGCAATTATATCAGATATACCCTAATAAAGCTGGGATTAGCGATGATCCCCGGCAATCGTTAGATAATATTGTTAGTTTAATTCATCAGTCAGGACGGGAAGTAGCTACCAACCGTGGTGATTCCCCAAAAATAAAATATAATTAA
- the hydG gene encoding [FeFe] hydrogenase H-cluster radical SAM maturase HydG, translated as MSVQEEKMVADFINEEQIHQDLETAKGCSKEYVKEIIEKARTAEKANALSPQEVAALLQTEDPELLELMFEAAHEIKEKIYGKRLVMFAPLYVSNHCINNCVYCGYHRDNNIKRRKLTMREIELEVQALEEMGHKRLAVEAGEHPVECPIDYILECIDTIYKVKLKNGSIRRVNINIAATTVENYAKLKAAGIGTYILFQETYHRETYRKLHKSGPKMDYDYHTTAMDRAMMGGIDDVGIGALLGLYDYKFEVMGMIYHALHLEERFGVGPHTISVPRVRAAEGVDLNMFPYPITDEQFKKIVAIIRLAVPYTGMILSTRELPETRDELIKYGISQISAGSCTGVGGYNKETQIPDNKPQFDISDDRTPNEVLTSVCKSGYLPSYCTACYRMGRTGDRFMPLAKSGEIHNVCQPNAILTFKEYLEDYATPELKAIGEETIKNHLEQITSPRIRELTEQRLKQIENGERDFYF; from the coding sequence ATGTCAGTTCAAGAAGAAAAAATGGTGGCGGATTTTATTAATGAAGAACAAATTCATCAAGACTTAGAGACGGCGAAGGGTTGCTCTAAGGAATATGTAAAGGAAATAATTGAAAAAGCCAGAACGGCGGAAAAAGCCAATGCCCTCAGTCCGCAAGAAGTGGCGGCACTGTTGCAAACCGAAGATCCGGAACTGTTAGAGTTAATGTTTGAGGCTGCTCACGAAATAAAAGAGAAAATATATGGTAAAAGATTGGTAATGTTCGCGCCACTTTATGTGAGCAACCACTGTATTAACAACTGCGTTTATTGTGGTTATCACCGGGACAATAACATCAAACGCCGCAAGTTGACCATGAGAGAAATTGAACTGGAAGTGCAAGCTCTGGAGGAAATGGGACATAAACGTTTGGCGGTGGAAGCCGGAGAACACCCGGTGGAATGTCCAATAGATTACATTTTGGAATGTATTGATACCATTTACAAAGTGAAATTGAAAAACGGCAGTATCCGCCGAGTTAACATAAATATTGCTGCCACAACGGTGGAGAACTACGCCAAATTAAAGGCCGCGGGCATCGGCACCTACATTTTATTCCAGGAAACATATCATCGGGAAACCTACCGGAAGCTGCACAAAAGCGGTCCCAAAATGGACTACGATTATCACACCACTGCCATGGATCGGGCCATGATGGGCGGCATTGATGATGTGGGTATTGGCGCGTTACTGGGTCTGTACGATTATAAATTTGAAGTGATGGGCATGATTTATCATGCTCTCCACCTGGAGGAGCGCTTTGGTGTAGGGCCACACACCATCTCGGTACCGAGGGTGCGGGCTGCAGAGGGTGTTGATCTAAATATGTTCCCATACCCAATCACTGATGAGCAGTTTAAGAAGATTGTCGCCATCATCCGTCTGGCAGTGCCATATACCGGTATGATTTTATCCACCCGGGAATTGCCTGAGACCAGAGATGAATTAATTAAATATGGCATTTCTCAAATCAGTGCCGGCTCATGTACCGGCGTGGGTGGATATAATAAGGAAACCCAAATACCGGATAATAAGCCACAATTCGACATTTCAGACGATCGCACCCCCAATGAAGTGTTGACCAGTGTTTGTAAATCAGGCTACCTGCCCAGTTACTGCACTGCTTGCTATCGGATGGGACGTACTGGCGACCGCTTTATGCCGTTAGCTAAGTCTGGCGAGATTCATAACGTCTGCCAGCCCAATGCCATTTTAACCTTTAAAGAGTATTTAGAAGATTATGCTACACCGGAACTAAAGGCCATTGGAGAAGAAACTATTAAAAATCATTTGGAACAAATTACCAGCCCCAGAATTCGTGAACTAACTGAACAGCGATTAAAACAAATCGAAAATGGCGAAAGGGACTTCTATTTCTAA
- a CDS encoding helix-turn-helix transcriptional regulator codes for MPLLNSAQIGLNIKKARRIKSAQLGFGFTRKMLADALEEPIHIINFLESGRYYPDFEHIKKTAKICGVSIEYLVGENFDSLESYLAAVHQATKDVKTNRDLSCLMKTDPY; via the coding sequence TTGCCCCTCTTAAACAGCGCTCAAATTGGATTGAATATAAAAAAAGCACGGAGAATAAAATCTGCCCAACTGGGTTTTGGCTTTACGAGAAAAATGTTAGCCGACGCACTGGAGGAACCAATTCATATTATAAACTTTTTGGAATCGGGTAGATATTACCCTGATTTTGAACACATTAAAAAAACTGCTAAGATATGTGGTGTTTCCATCGAGTATCTAGTTGGTGAAAATTTCGACTCGCTGGAAAGTTATTTGGCAGCGGTACACCAAGCCACTAAGGATGTAAAAACTAATCGCGATCTCAGTTGCTTAATGAAGACAGATCCATACTGA
- a CDS encoding alkaline phosphatase family protein, with product MHFKGKVIFHIIISLLVVMLATMPVFAAPAEDSGSTTKEDVKVNEETTKMVFLLIIDGLQDDALKNVSAPNIKGLSSAGLKVEKVASVYPADTVSAVASVLTGSTPQQHHFTEETTTLEAASILQVMEGKGIKTSLFDGTEKLKAFSNGVSHACTGPFNGKDSLVIENAVNELKDSNTYFNVLVLPQLRSIYQQQGINSNEYREQLKDTDNQVGRLLHFLHTNELYDQSLIIITGTCGNLPLIIKGPQVKVGDTIPPASLIDIAPTVAYLNGLKMDGAEGLVLYNAIKPKGNRTESYLLSQRVQELSGAYANALDDMHRLEEEKNEVNKQQKKITQEKQMIQQEIKERDQKISALSSKITFMKVAGISLLIIFIIGYIIEYIILRKRFLMF from the coding sequence ATGCATTTCAAAGGTAAGGTTATTTTTCATATTATAATTTCGTTGCTAGTGGTTATGTTGGCAACAATGCCTGTATTTGCAGCTCCGGCTGAGGATTCAGGTTCTACAACCAAAGAAGATGTTAAAGTTAATGAAGAAACAACAAAGATGGTATTTTTATTAATCATTGATGGTTTACAGGATGACGCTTTAAAAAATGTCAGTGCGCCCAACATCAAAGGTTTGTCCTCTGCTGGCCTCAAGGTGGAGAAGGTGGCATCTGTTTATCCAGCCGATACAGTTTCCGCTGTGGCCAGCGTCTTGACGGGATCTACCCCCCAGCAACACCATTTCACTGAAGAAACCACCACTTTGGAAGCTGCCAGTATTCTACAAGTAATGGAAGGCAAAGGTATTAAGACATCGCTATTTGACGGTACTGAAAAACTAAAGGCTTTTTCCAATGGGGTTAGTCATGCTTGCACAGGCCCTTTTAATGGTAAAGATAGTTTAGTGATAGAAAATGCAGTTAATGAATTAAAAGATAGCAATACCTATTTCAATGTGCTGGTTTTGCCCCAACTGCGTAGTATTTACCAACAACAAGGAATAAATAGTAACGAATACCGTGAGCAATTAAAAGATACCGATAACCAAGTGGGAAGGCTACTGCACTTTTTGCATACCAATGAATTGTACGATCAAAGTTTAATCATTATCACCGGCACCTGTGGCAACCTGCCATTAATAATCAAAGGTCCCCAGGTGAAGGTGGGAGATACTATACCGCCAGCCAGTTTAATTGATATTGCCCCTACCGTAGCTTATTTAAACGGGTTAAAGATGGATGGGGCTGAAGGTTTGGTGTTGTACAATGCCATCAAGCCTAAGGGTAACCGTACCGAAAGTTATTTACTTAGCCAACGGGTGCAAGAGTTAAGTGGTGCCTATGCCAATGCCCTCGATGATATGCACCGTTTGGAAGAGGAAAAAAATGAAGTTAATAAACAACAAAAAAAAATAACACAAGAAAAACAAATGATTCAACAAGAAATAAAGGAACGGGATCAAAAGATTTCTGCTTTATCCAGTAAGATTACATTTATGAAAGTGGCAGGTATCTCTTTGTTAATTATTTTTATAATTGGCTACATTATTGAATACATTATACTTCGCAAAAGATTCTTAATGTTTTAG
- a CDS encoding methylenetetrahydrofolate reductase C-terminal domain-containing protein — protein sequence MIVAKPKPVEEVARLIDSCDNILIVACGGCATICLAGGEKEGEILATALCSWREKQGRTINATVTTITRQCELEFVTDIAHQVKQVEAIVSLGCGVGVQFLAEHYRDKLVYPALNTIFAGGSVQPGRWEERCGLCGECMLHLTAGICPVTRCAKNIQNGPCGGSQNGKCEINPQLPCAWHLIYEKLASLGRLDIMMAYRPPKDWSKGKSGGPRSVKREDATQR from the coding sequence ATGATTGTAGCAAAGCCAAAACCGGTTGAAGAAGTGGCACGTCTAATAGATAGTTGCGATAATATTTTAATAGTAGCCTGTGGCGGCTGTGCTACCATTTGCTTAGCCGGTGGCGAAAAAGAGGGGGAAATACTGGCCACAGCCTTGTGCAGTTGGCGAGAAAAGCAAGGGCGCACCATAAACGCCACTGTTACCACCATTACCAGACAATGCGAACTTGAATTTGTTACTGATATTGCCCATCAGGTAAAACAGGTGGAGGCAATAGTTTCACTGGGTTGTGGTGTAGGGGTGCAATTCTTAGCGGAACACTACCGCGATAAACTAGTATACCCGGCGTTAAATACCATTTTTGCTGGTGGTTCTGTGCAGCCCGGGCGGTGGGAGGAAAGATGCGGTTTATGTGGCGAATGCATGCTCCATTTAACTGCCGGTATTTGCCCGGTGACTCGCTGTGCTAAAAATATTCAAAACGGTCCCTGTGGTGGCTCACAGAATGGCAAGTGCGAAATTAACCCTCAATTGCCTTGCGCTTGGCATTTAATTTACGAAAAATTAGCATCCCTGGGCAGATTAGATATAATGATGGCTTATCGGCCACCTAAGGATTGGTCTAAGGGAAAAAGTGGTGGGCCAAGATCTGTGAAGAGGGAGGATGCGACACAAAGATGA
- a CDS encoding methylenetetrahydrofolate reductase has translation MKSGSVLEQVLSRGDFAVTAEMGPPKHASAKVIKQQAKLLKGWVDAVNITDNQTAIARLSSIAAGVHLYNAGVEPVIQMTCRDRNRIAMQSDLLGAYSLGMRNVLCLSGDHQKFGNHPQAKNVYDIDSVQLVNMVKTMRDEKKFQCGEEIKQQEPRYFIGAVANPFADPFEFRVLRLEKKINAGADFIQTQSIFDMERFERFMELVRYRGLDKRVHILAGVTPLKSARMAKIMQQRVAGMIVPDAIIQRMEQAKDQKAEGIAICIEQINRLKTVAGVAGVHIMAINWEEVVPEIVSKAKLK, from the coding sequence ATGAAAAGTGGCAGCGTACTAGAACAGGTTCTCTCTCGGGGCGATTTTGCTGTGACAGCAGAAATGGGGCCGCCAAAACATGCTTCTGCAAAGGTAATTAAGCAGCAGGCAAAGTTGTTAAAGGGCTGGGTAGATGCAGTTAACATCACCGACAATCAAACTGCCATTGCTAGGTTATCCAGTATTGCGGCGGGGGTTCATTTATATAATGCCGGTGTAGAACCAGTAATTCAAATGACCTGCCGCGATCGCAACCGCATTGCCATGCAAAGTGATTTATTGGGTGCCTATAGTTTAGGTATGCGCAACGTACTTTGTTTGTCCGGTGATCATCAAAAATTTGGTAACCATCCCCAGGCAAAAAATGTTTATGATATTGACTCAGTGCAACTGGTTAACATGGTAAAGACTATGCGAGATGAGAAGAAGTTTCAATGCGGTGAAGAAATTAAACAGCAAGAGCCCCGTTATTTTATCGGTGCGGTGGCCAATCCCTTTGCGGACCCCTTTGAATTTAGGGTTTTACGGTTAGAGAAAAAAATAAATGCTGGTGCGGACTTTATTCAGACCCAATCCATTTTTGATATGGAGCGTTTTGAAAGATTTATGGAATTGGTTAGATACCGAGGCTTAGACAAGCGAGTGCACATATTAGCCGGTGTTACCCCGTTAAAATCTGCCCGCATGGCAAAAATTATGCAACAGCGGGTTGCGGGCATGATTGTGCCAGACGCAATTATTCAAAGAATGGAGCAGGCTAAAGATCAAAAGGCAGAGGGCATAGCAATTTGTATTGAGCAAATTAACCGTTTAAAAACTGTAGCGGGTGTAGCCGGCGTCCACATCATGGCCATAAATTGGGAAGAAGTAGTGCCGGAAATTGTTAGTAAAGCAAAATTGAAATAA
- a CDS encoding competence/damage-inducible protein A, whose amino-acid sequence MQAEIISIGTELLLGEILNTNAQYLSKKLAEMGISVYHQAVVGDNGQRIKEAFSQAFTRSQLVITTGGLGPTKDDISKEMVAEYFGREMQLDQQSLADISLLFQKNNWQMSEYNKKQAYFPVGAHILKNTIGTAPGCIVEGQGKIAILLPGPPEEMTNMFENEVVPYLSKHQSAVIYSKVLRLYGIGESSMAEAIEDIIEAQTNPTVAPYAKEYDQTLRITAKAENELQAKALILPLEEKIRVRLSQYIYGEGETGIEEVVAQKLQSKGVTISVAESCTGGLLAAKLVDYPGASEFFLEGAVTYSNEAKVRRLNVKQHTLDRYGAVSPETAMEMAKGIAASAGTDIGIATTGIAGPTGGTPEKPVGLVYIGLFVNGDCKVKKINAVGDRNNIRNVTVMEALHWLKKELE is encoded by the coding sequence ATGCAAGCAGAAATTATTTCAATTGGAACGGAATTGCTACTGGGAGAAATTCTAAATACCAATGCCCAATATTTGTCAAAAAAATTAGCGGAAATGGGTATATCGGTGTACCACCAAGCGGTGGTGGGGGACAACGGACAAAGAATTAAAGAAGCTTTTTCTCAGGCCTTTACTAGATCCCAGTTGGTAATCACAACCGGTGGTCTTGGTCCCACCAAGGATGATATATCAAAAGAAATGGTGGCTGAATATTTTGGCAGAGAGATGCAACTGGATCAACAATCCTTAGCGGATATCAGTTTATTATTTCAGAAAAACAATTGGCAGATGAGTGAGTATAATAAAAAGCAAGCGTATTTTCCGGTGGGGGCACATATCCTAAAGAATACCATTGGCACTGCACCGGGATGTATAGTAGAAGGGCAAGGTAAAATTGCTATTCTATTGCCAGGACCACCGGAAGAGATGACTAATATGTTTGAGAATGAAGTGGTGCCCTACCTGTCAAAGCATCAAAGTGCGGTGATTTATTCTAAAGTTTTACGTTTATACGGTATTGGCGAAAGCAGTATGGCCGAGGCCATTGAAGATATTATTGAGGCCCAAACAAATCCCACGGTTGCGCCCTACGCTAAAGAATATGATCAAACCCTTAGAATTACCGCCAAAGCAGAAAACGAATTACAGGCTAAAGCCTTAATTCTTCCTTTAGAAGAAAAAATTAGAGTACGATTAAGTCAATATATTTATGGTGAAGGGGAAACTGGTATAGAGGAGGTAGTGGCACAAAAACTACAATCTAAAGGCGTGACTATTTCGGTGGCAGAGTCATGTACTGGGGGGTTATTGGCAGCCAAATTAGTTGATTACCCCGGCGCTTCAGAATTTTTCTTGGAAGGTGCTGTCACCTACAGCAATGAGGCCAAGGTTAGACGATTAAATGTCAAGCAACATACGCTAGATCGGTATGGTGCTGTCAGCCCCGAAACAGCGATGGAAATGGCCAAAGGGATAGCCGCCTCAGCTGGCACAGATATTGGCATAGCCACCACCGGCATTGCTGGACCTACCGGCGGAACTCCCGAAAAACCCGTGGGCTTAGTATATATTGGACTATTTGTTAACGGAGACTGCAAAGTGAAAAAAATAAATGCGGTTGGTGACCGCAACAACATTAGAAATGTAACAGTTATGGAGGCCTTGCACTGGCTAAAGAAAGAACTGGAATAA
- a CDS encoding GNAT family N-acetyltransferase: MACKYLSADITDVIITAAERYLHRKLITKKQRLFPDSVCIFDQFSTDGDPDQFILIFDIKFNYQGVKTAIIRYYQIPLQLQRHGLGTKIYQVLEDEFVKLGCQQIFLEAVAEEHDNNQNAIGFWERLSFKKTLYCYPDNEICPMVKKL; encoded by the coding sequence GTGGCCTGTAAATATTTATCGGCAGATATAACCGATGTCATTATAACCGCAGCCGAAAGGTATTTGCACAGAAAATTGATTACTAAAAAACAACGTTTATTCCCCGACAGTGTCTGCATTTTTGATCAATTCTCCACCGATGGAGACCCTGACCAATTTATATTGATATTTGATATTAAATTTAATTATCAGGGTGTAAAAACAGCAATTATCAGGTACTATCAAATACCGTTACAATTGCAGCGCCACGGTTTGGGAACAAAAATTTATCAGGTGTTGGAGGATGAATTTGTAAAGCTGGGTTGTCAACAGATATTTCTGGAAGCCGTTGCCGAAGAACATGATAACAATCAAAACGCTATCGGATTTTGGGAACGTTTAAGTTTTAAGAAAACGTTGTACTGCTATCCAGACAATGAAATTTGTCCCATGGTAAAAAAACTATAA
- a CDS encoding nitrite reductase has translation MGQGIFQQQKNGLYAVNISSPGGLMTVDQLTQLAKIAADLGVWRIKCGTRQTLIAVLEEDKISAFIDAIKTINLQVSPFGSTVRSVKACSGGQGLCPRMLGDALTLGTTIESNYLGQPTPKDFKISTAGCARGCTEPYCADFGVVAVGKDLFNIIIGGRGSTNRPIHGQIVAKEVVTDKVSAVLDFVLERYRQLAQPHERLCNTIERIGIEQFIPPTELYLTNENVGVDEDFANFLLSDN, from the coding sequence ATGGGTCAAGGTATCTTTCAACAACAAAAAAATGGCCTCTATGCCGTTAACATTTCATCACCAGGCGGGTTAATGACAGTAGATCAATTAACTCAACTGGCCAAAATTGCTGCCGACTTAGGCGTTTGGCGCATAAAATGCGGCACTAGGCAAACATTAATTGCTGTTTTAGAAGAAGATAAAATTAGTGCTTTTATCGATGCTATTAAAACGATTAACCTACAGGTATCCCCCTTTGGCAGTACTGTCCGCAGTGTCAAAGCTTGTTCCGGTGGCCAAGGGTTGTGTCCCCGGATGTTAGGCGATGCTCTTACCTTGGGTACAACAATTGAATCTAACTACTTAGGACAACCTACGCCAAAGGATTTTAAAATATCAACCGCCGGCTGTGCCCGGGGTTGTACTGAGCCCTACTGTGCTGATTTTGGCGTGGTGGCAGTTGGTAAAGACCTCTTTAATATCATCATCGGCGGCAGAGGTTCTACTAATCGCCCCATCCACGGTCAAATTGTCGCTAAAGAAGTGGTTACAGACAAGGTTTCAGCGGTATTGGACTTTGTCCTGGAAAGATACCGTCAATTGGCACAACCTCATGAACGGCTGTGCAATACCATCGAAAGGATTGGTATTGAGCAATTTATACCGCCAACCGAACTCTATCTAACTAACGAAAATGTTGGTGTCGATGAGGATTTTGCCAACTTTTTATTAAGTGACAACTAA
- a CDS encoding response regulator transcription factor: MNKQINLIIADDHALLREGLVKILSLESDINVVGEAADGAQAIALAQKTPVDVILMDINMPNVNGITATKEIKAIKPEVGIIALTIHDQEDYLFELIRSGISGYVLKDVSPDELIKTIRGVAEGQSFMPPSLTTKVFQELNRLAQQKEQPHRHYGLTERELEVLKEVAKGSPNKTIAKNLFISEKTVKNHLTSIFQKIKVNDRTQAALFAIKNHMVDL; encoded by the coding sequence ATCAATAAACAAATTAATTTAATTATTGCTGATGACCACGCACTGCTTAGGGAAGGTTTAGTAAAAATCCTCTCGTTGGAATCTGATATCAATGTTGTCGGTGAAGCCGCAGACGGAGCCCAAGCAATTGCGTTGGCCCAAAAGACCCCTGTGGATGTTATATTAATGGACATTAATATGCCCAATGTCAATGGCATTACCGCCACCAAAGAAATTAAAGCCATCAAGCCAGAGGTTGGGATAATTGCTCTCACCATTCATGATCAAGAAGATTACCTGTTTGAATTGATTCGCAGTGGCATATCGGGTTATGTATTAAAGGATGTAAGTCCTGACGAATTGATCAAAACTATCCGCGGGGTGGCAGAGGGCCAATCCTTTATGCCCCCTTCCCTCACTACCAAAGTATTTCAGGAACTAAACCGATTGGCCCAACAAAAAGAACAACCACACCGCCATTATGGTTTAACCGAACGGGAATTGGAAGTGCTAAAGGAAGTGGCCAAAGGATCTCCCAATAAGACCATTGCCAAAAATCTATTTATCAGCGAAAAAACTGTTAAAAACCATTTAACCAGTATATTTCAAAAAATTAAAGTAAATGACCGCACCCAAGCGGCACTGTTCGCCATCAAAAACCACATGGTAGACTTATAA
- a CDS encoding sensor histidine kinase has protein sequence MLDSGILDKILNKAIQVIADSQEEIYKIGETARQDCQRTQRELLAIKEETTKTILKVDQLRKEEYRARQHLVLVTQNFNRYNEQQVKDAYDYAHEKQLELLAIQEKEKLLRLQRDNLERNLKILEETLQRTDTLISNMGIVMKFLTNDFHSLSVELNELKQMQGLSLSIIKAQEEERIRVAREIHDGPAQSMANIVMRAEFCLKLMEKNPSLMREEIYNLIELTRNSLSDVRKIIFDLRPMVLDDLGLIPAIKRYAEQYCKDTGIYVEISQFGNGRRLDSSLEVALFRVIQESLTNIKKHSQAKHVLIKVEFTADVINVLIRDNGCGFDVPSVLADKQREGFGLLGMRERMQLLNGKLNIRSNIGEGTEIFINLPTDDKALANKDFGRKIYDNQ, from the coding sequence ATGTTAGACAGTGGTATTTTAGACAAAATACTAAACAAAGCTATTCAAGTAATTGCCGACAGTCAGGAAGAAATTTATAAAATTGGAGAAACTGCCCGTCAAGATTGCCAGCGCACTCAACGGGAATTATTGGCTATTAAAGAAGAGACCACCAAGACAATCTTAAAAGTTGATCAATTAAGGAAAGAGGAATACAGGGCCAGACAACATCTAGTATTGGTAACCCAAAATTTTAACCGATATAATGAACAACAGGTTAAAGATGCCTATGACTATGCCCATGAAAAACAACTGGAATTATTAGCAATACAAGAAAAAGAAAAATTATTGCGCCTACAGCGTGATAATTTAGAGCGCAACTTAAAAATCTTAGAAGAAACCCTACAGCGCACCGACACATTGATATCTAATATGGGCATTGTGATGAAATTTTTAACCAATGATTTTCATTCTTTAAGTGTTGAATTAAATGAACTCAAACAAATGCAGGGGTTAAGTTTATCAATTATCAAGGCCCAAGAAGAGGAACGCATACGGGTAGCCAGAGAAATACATGATGGTCCCGCCCAAAGCATGGCCAATATCGTCATGCGGGCGGAATTTTGCCTTAAATTAATGGAAAAAAATCCATCCCTAATGCGAGAAGAAATTTATAATTTAATTGAGTTAACTAGGAACAGTTTAAGCGATGTACGCAAAATCATCTTTGATCTTAGACCGATGGTGCTGGATGATTTGGGCTTAATTCCCGCTATTAAACGTTATGCCGAACAATATTGTAAAGACACTGGAATTTATGTGGAAATTAGCCAATTTGGTAATGGACGACGACTGGATAGTTCATTGGAAGTGGCCTTATTTAGAGTGATTCAAGAGTCTTTAACTAATATAAAAAAACATTCCCAGGCCAAACATGTATTGATCAAAGTGGAATTTACGGCTGATGTAATCAATGTATTAATCCGCGACAATGGTTGCGGTTTCGATGTGCCTAGTGTATTAGCAGACAAACAACGGGAAGGTTTTGGCCTGTTGGGTATGAGAGAAAGAATGCAACTATTAAATGGAAAATTAAATATCCGGTCAAACATCGGTGAGGGAACGGAAATATTTATTAATTTGCCAACCGATGATAAGGCATTAGCCAACAAAGATTTTGGGAGGAAAATATATGACAATCAATAA